Proteins from a genomic interval of Caulobacter sp. SL161:
- a CDS encoding TonB-dependent receptor domain-containing protein has product MDMITRRLTSLLLLSTALSMPTWALAQTAPSAEEAGKPTAAAAQSDFQQPEVSIPGMVDAVVITANRSGNVVRTGSQVVSVLSAAEIARTGEGNIAGALTRVTGVTLVGNGYVYVRGLGDRYSLALLNGSPLPSPEPLKRVVPLDLFPSRVIASSLVQKSYSANFPGEFGGGVINLTTRSIPSEGFISIGGSVSGDTETTNQLGYDYYGSKSDWTGFDNGNRDTPSALAAFFASGERISSGKVNTADIASQLVNSRNGVVQKWNHLPANYSMDITAAKPFDLDSMDLGVIGTIGFSNRWSTRDAQIQSSLNADLEDKESDFRRVSTDNRMVLNGLFGASLGFGENKIRWTNLYVHDTIKNTRLAMGRRGGTNVDYMQQNTGWFERQLVNTQLVGEFRPMDKLNVDVRANYANTQRKAPAELSLEYVRTNAAADPFGQYFVNRLNNGNGGDARISYSDLDEDLWSGGVDATYKLVPGFAATVGYAYVHTDRDSSRRDFQFQASNTFPRGVDMLRPDLLLAPAIIKNFNIALVDTNEGNPAFRAQLQNHAAYGKLNGTVFQDLDFDVGARYETARLKVAPTEVFKTPGASLASTRQNESYWLPSATATWRGIQDSQIRLSASKTIARPQFRELIYQFYFDPDSNRMYRGNPLLTDSKLTNLEGRYEWYFASDQRLTVAGFYKTIDRPIESFVSGSDLSTSFANAPKAKLYGAELEVQKYFDLSDFKGDFWASRRLVAIANYTYSKSELQVSASDTVAVFAATSTKATDYFTDGAPLTGQSDHVVNLQFGLEDTERLSQQTLLINYASKRVTSRGLVNSGQPDVEAYPGTRIDFVARQGLELWGREVELKFEARNLTGVGYEEYQKAGKNRVDVNTYDVGRFFSIGASAKF; this is encoded by the coding sequence TTGGATATGATTACGCGTCGGCTAACGTCCCTGCTGCTTCTTTCGACCGCGCTCTCGATGCCGACCTGGGCGCTGGCGCAGACCGCCCCGTCGGCCGAAGAGGCCGGCAAGCCGACGGCTGCGGCGGCGCAGTCTGATTTCCAGCAACCTGAAGTCTCGATCCCGGGCATGGTCGATGCGGTCGTGATCACCGCCAACCGCTCGGGCAATGTCGTCCGCACCGGCTCGCAGGTCGTCTCGGTGCTCAGCGCGGCGGAAATCGCGCGTACGGGCGAGGGCAATATCGCGGGCGCGCTCACCCGGGTCACCGGCGTGACCCTGGTCGGCAACGGCTATGTCTATGTTCGCGGCCTGGGCGATCGCTATTCATTGGCCCTGCTCAACGGTTCGCCGTTGCCGAGCCCTGAGCCGCTGAAGCGTGTGGTTCCGCTGGACCTGTTCCCCAGCCGCGTGATCGCGTCTTCGCTGGTCCAGAAGAGCTATTCCGCCAACTTCCCCGGCGAGTTCGGCGGCGGCGTGATCAACCTGACCACGCGGTCGATCCCGAGCGAAGGCTTCATCAGCATCGGCGGCTCGGTGTCCGGCGACACCGAAACTACCAACCAACTGGGCTATGACTACTACGGTAGCAAGTCCGATTGGACCGGCTTTGACAACGGTAACCGCGACACCCCTTCCGCGCTGGCCGCCTTCTTCGCCAGCGGTGAGCGCATCAGCTCTGGCAAGGTCAACACCGCCGACATCGCCAGCCAGCTGGTCAACAGCCGCAACGGCGTGGTCCAGAAATGGAACCACCTGCCGGCCAACTATTCGATGGACATCACGGCGGCCAAGCCGTTCGACCTCGACTCGATGGATCTCGGCGTCATCGGCACGATCGGCTTCAGCAACCGCTGGTCCACGCGCGACGCGCAGATCCAGAGCTCGCTGAACGCGGATCTCGAGGACAAGGAATCGGATTTCCGCCGCGTGAGCACTGACAACCGCATGGTCCTGAACGGGCTGTTCGGCGCGTCTCTGGGCTTTGGCGAGAACAAGATCCGTTGGACCAACCTCTACGTCCACGACACGATCAAGAATACGCGCCTGGCCATGGGCCGTCGTGGCGGCACCAATGTCGACTACATGCAGCAGAACACCGGCTGGTTTGAGCGTCAGCTGGTCAACACCCAGCTGGTCGGCGAATTCCGGCCGATGGACAAGCTCAATGTCGATGTTCGCGCCAACTACGCCAACACCCAGCGCAAGGCCCCTGCCGAGCTGTCGCTGGAATATGTGCGCACGAACGCTGCGGCTGATCCGTTCGGCCAGTACTTCGTCAACCGCCTGAACAACGGCAACGGCGGCGACGCGCGGATCAGCTACTCGGATCTGGACGAAGACCTGTGGTCGGGCGGCGTCGACGCCACCTACAAGCTGGTTCCGGGCTTCGCGGCCACGGTGGGTTACGCCTATGTCCACACCGACCGCGACAGCTCGCGCCGTGACTTCCAGTTCCAGGCGTCGAACACCTTCCCGCGCGGCGTCGACATGCTGCGTCCGGACCTGCTGCTGGCGCCGGCGATCATCAAGAACTTCAATATCGCGCTCGTCGACACCAACGAAGGCAATCCGGCCTTCCGCGCCCAGCTTCAGAACCATGCGGCCTACGGCAAGCTCAACGGCACGGTGTTCCAGGACCTCGATTTCGACGTCGGCGCCCGCTATGAGACCGCTCGCTTGAAGGTGGCGCCGACCGAGGTCTTCAAGACCCCCGGGGCCTCGCTGGCGTCGACCCGTCAGAACGAGAGCTACTGGCTGCCTTCGGCCACCGCCACCTGGCGGGGAATTCAGGACTCGCAGATCCGTCTCAGCGCGTCGAAGACGATCGCCCGTCCACAGTTCCGTGAGCTGATCTACCAGTTCTATTTCGACCCCGACAGCAACCGCATGTATCGCGGCAACCCGCTGCTGACGGACAGCAAGCTGACCAACCTCGAAGGTCGGTATGAATGGTACTTCGCCAGCGATCAGCGCCTGACGGTCGCGGGCTTCTACAAGACCATTGATCGCCCGATCGAAAGCTTCGTGTCGGGCAGCGATCTGTCGACCAGCTTCGCCAACGCGCCCAAGGCCAAGCTCTATGGCGCTGAGCTCGAAGTCCAAAAGTACTTTGATCTGTCGGACTTCAAGGGCGACTTCTGGGCCAGCCGTCGCCTTGTGGCGATCGCCAACTACACCTATTCGAAGTCGGAGCTTCAGGTCTCCGCCAGCGACACCGTCGCGGTCTTCGCGGCCACCTCGACCAAGGCGACCGACTATTTCACCGACGGCGCTCCGCTGACCGGTCAGTCGGATCACGTGGTCAATCTGCAATTTGGCCTGGAAGACACCGAGCGCCTGTCGCAGCAGACCCTGCTGATCAACTACGCCAGCAAGCGGGTCACCAGCCGTGGTCTGGTGAACAGCGGCCAGCCGGACGTCGAGGCTTATCCGGGGACGCGTATCGACTTCGTCGCGCGCCAAGGCTTGGAACTGTGGGGTCGCGAAGTCGAGCTGAAGTTCGAAGCGCGCAACCTGACCGGCGTCGGCTACGAAGAGTATCAGAAGGCCGGCAAGAATCGGGTCGACGTCAATACCTATGACGTCGGTCGCTTCTTCTCGATCGGCGCTTCGGCGAAGTTCTAG
- a CDS encoding GspH/FimT family pseudopilin, giving the protein MATGAETRHAKARRVAQAGFTLVELMVVLMIMGLLATAVILTLPEGKMSLSQESARFAARLLRAREESLLVNRQVRVNVTAADYRFDVRDGRAWRALDKAPFVTTAWVEETRVSGRDGATVVVFEPTGQASGAEFTLGRGGSGYVVSVDVAGNVAVHAAQAL; this is encoded by the coding sequence TTGGCAACTGGAGCTGAGACCAGACACGCCAAGGCGCGTCGCGTCGCGCAGGCCGGCTTCACCCTGGTCGAGCTCATGGTCGTGCTGATGATCATGGGCCTGCTGGCCACGGCGGTGATCCTGACCCTGCCCGAGGGCAAGATGTCGCTGTCGCAGGAGAGCGCGCGGTTCGCCGCGCGCCTGCTGCGGGCGCGCGAGGAATCTCTGCTGGTCAATCGCCAGGTGCGGGTCAATGTCACCGCCGCCGACTATCGGTTTGATGTCCGTGATGGACGCGCCTGGCGGGCGCTGGATAAGGCGCCGTTCGTGACCACGGCGTGGGTCGAGGAGACCCGGGTCTCGGGTCGCGATGGCGCAACGGTGGTGGTCTTCGAGCCGACCGGTCAGGCCAGCGGTGCGGAATTCACCCTGGGGCGCGGTGGGTCTGGCTATGTGGTCAGCGTCGACGTCGCCGGAAATGTTGCCGTCCATGCCGCCCAAGCGCTCTGA
- the gspF gene encoding type II secretion system inner membrane protein GspF has protein sequence MASFDYVALDLSGRTRRGQLKAVDEAAAADQLQRKRLAPVKIMASVAKPAQVGRFALGQGLSAKDRSMFTRQLATLTSVSTLEEALRTIALQADKPKLKQVIGEVHAAVLEGYRLSDAMGRPAKAFPPLYRAMVAAGESSGALPAILDRLADLLEQQQQVRAKITTALVYPIVLAVVACLVVAALMVFVIPKVVEQFDSMGQTLPLLTRLVIGLSTGLQTFGWLIVVSAVVAVFAFLRALRHRPFKLAVDRWLLALPMIGRLIRDVHAARLARTLATMVASGLPVLEGLILTAGTVRNAVLQAALDDMIAAIREGGALSVAMRRAEVFPPVLVYMTASGESSGRVEAMLMRAADYLEREFETFTATLLSLLEPAIIVLLGGVVATIVLSILLPILQINNLALT, from the coding sequence ATGGCGAGCTTTGACTATGTGGCCCTGGATCTGTCCGGGCGCACGCGTCGGGGTCAGCTGAAGGCCGTCGACGAGGCCGCCGCAGCCGATCAGTTGCAGCGCAAGCGCCTGGCGCCGGTCAAGATCATGGCGTCCGTCGCCAAGCCGGCCCAGGTCGGCCGCTTCGCCCTGGGTCAGGGTCTGAGCGCCAAGGACCGCTCGATGTTCACCCGCCAGCTGGCGACCCTGACGTCGGTCTCGACGCTGGAAGAGGCGCTGCGCACGATCGCCCTGCAGGCCGACAAGCCGAAACTGAAGCAGGTGATCGGCGAGGTTCACGCCGCTGTGCTGGAGGGCTACCGGCTCTCGGACGCCATGGGCCGTCCGGCCAAGGCCTTTCCGCCGCTGTACCGCGCCATGGTCGCAGCCGGCGAGTCGTCCGGCGCCCTGCCGGCGATCCTGGATCGCCTGGCGGACCTTCTTGAGCAGCAGCAGCAGGTCCGGGCCAAGATCACCACGGCCCTAGTCTATCCGATCGTTCTGGCGGTGGTCGCCTGTCTGGTCGTCGCGGCCCTGATGGTCTTCGTCATTCCCAAGGTGGTCGAGCAGTTCGACTCGATGGGACAGACCCTGCCGCTCCTGACCCGGCTCGTCATCGGCCTGTCGACCGGTCTGCAGACCTTCGGCTGGCTGATCGTCGTCAGCGCCGTAGTCGCCGTCTTCGCTTTCCTGCGCGCCCTGCGCCATCGGCCCTTCAAGCTGGCGGTCGATCGCTGGCTGCTGGCGCTGCCGATGATCGGGCGGCTGATCCGCGACGTGCATGCGGCGCGCCTGGCCCGCACGCTCGCCACCATGGTCGCCAGCGGCCTGCCGGTGCTGGAGGGTCTGATCCTGACCGCCGGCACGGTGCGCAACGCCGTCCTGCAGGCGGCGCTCGATGACATGATCGCCGCTATCCGCGAAGGCGGCGCCTTGTCTGTGGCCATGCGCCGCGCCGAGGTCTTCCCGCCGGTGCTCGTCTACATGACGGCCAGCGGCGAGAGCAGCGGGCGCGTCGAAGCCATGCTGATGCGGGCGGCCGACTATCTGGAACGCGAGTTCGAGACCTTCACCGCGACGCTGCTGAGCTTGCTGGAACCCGCTATCATCGTGCTGCTGGGCGGCGTGGTGGCGACGATCGTGCTGTCGATCCTGCTGCCGATCCTGCAGATCAATAATCTCGCCCTGACCTAG
- a CDS encoding polysaccharide biosynthesis/export family protein: MIGFSKLSRALAMLAAVVFMMVSTSNGVAHAQVGSEPAPVAGVAQAVDYLLGPGDKVRVTVYGEESLSGEFFVAGTGLMSLPLIGEIKVGGMTVGQFQTAVQDKLKDGYLKDPRVSAEVLTFRPFYILGEVEKPGTYPYTSGLTVLNAVATAGGFTYRADKKIVYIKRNGDASEVKGELKPSTLVSPGDTIRIGERFF; encoded by the coding sequence ATGATCGGTTTTTCGAAACTCTCTCGCGCGCTCGCCATGTTGGCGGCCGTGGTTTTCATGATGGTCTCGACATCGAATGGTGTCGCCCATGCCCAGGTCGGCTCTGAGCCCGCCCCCGTCGCGGGCGTAGCGCAAGCGGTCGACTATCTTCTGGGCCCTGGCGATAAGGTCCGGGTCACGGTGTATGGTGAGGAGTCGCTGTCGGGCGAGTTCTTCGTCGCCGGCACTGGGCTGATGTCCTTGCCGCTGATCGGCGAGATCAAGGTCGGCGGCATGACCGTCGGCCAGTTCCAGACGGCGGTTCAGGACAAGCTGAAGGATGGCTATCTGAAGGACCCGCGCGTGAGCGCCGAGGTGCTCACCTTCCGCCCCTTCTACATTCTGGGCGAGGTCGAGAAGCCCGGCACCTATCCCTACACCTCCGGCTTGACCGTTCTGAACGCGGTGGCGACGGCGGGCGGCTTCACCTATCGGGCCGACAAGAAGATCGTCTACATCAAGCGCAATGGTGATGCGTCCGAGGTCAAGGGCGAGTTGAAGCCCTCGACCCTGGTATCGCCCGGCGACACGATCCGCATTGGCGAGCGCTTCTTCTAG
- the gspG gene encoding type II secretion system major pseudopilin GspG, producing MSTATAETKRRRARRAGFTLVEMMVVIVILGLLATVVAINVLPNQEKAMKGKARADVSVLEQALESYRLDIFAFPTTEQGLQALVVPPAGLTQVDRYREGGYIRRLPKDPWGNDYQYRAPGAHGAIDVYSFGADGREGGEGKDADIGNWS from the coding sequence ATGTCGACCGCAACCGCTGAAACGAAACGCCGCCGGGCGCGCCGGGCCGGCTTTACGCTGGTGGAGATGATGGTGGTGATCGTCATTCTGGGCCTGCTAGCGACGGTCGTGGCGATCAACGTCCTGCCCAACCAGGAGAAGGCCATGAAGGGCAAGGCGCGGGCCGACGTGTCGGTCCTTGAGCAGGCCCTGGAAAGCTATCGTCTCGACATCTTCGCGTTCCCGACCACCGAGCAGGGCCTGCAGGCCCTGGTGGTCCCCCCGGCCGGCCTGACCCAGGTCGATCGTTATCGTGAGGGCGGCTATATCCGCCGTCTGCCCAAGGATCCGTGGGGCAACGACTACCAGTACCGTGCGCCGGGCGCGCACGGCGCCATCGATGTCTACTCGTTCGGCGCGGACGGCCGCGAGGGCGGCGAAGGCAAGGACGCCGACATTGGCAACTGGAGCTGA
- the gspI gene encoding type II secretion system minor pseudopilin GspI — MLPSMPPKRSEAGFTLIELLVALAIFSLAVLALLNLAGENTRASGRLQDRILAEVVLDNRAIEAVTSVMPPALGRVSGAERVAGRPWLWTRQVSRTDDPSILRVDIAVMSPNSRQPAAAATVFRAAR; from the coding sequence ATGTTGCCGTCCATGCCGCCCAAGCGCTCTGAAGCCGGCTTCACGCTCATCGAGCTGCTGGTCGCGCTTGCGATCTTCAGCCTGGCGGTGCTGGCCCTGCTCAATCTGGCGGGCGAGAACACGCGCGCCAGCGGCCGCCTGCAGGACCGCATCCTGGCCGAGGTGGTCTTGGACAACCGCGCCATTGAAGCCGTCACCAGCGTCATGCCACCGGCCCTGGGCCGCGTTTCCGGGGCCGAGCGTGTCGCCGGCCGCCCCTGGCTGTGGACGCGTCAGGTGAGCCGCACCGATGATCCGTCGATCCTGCGCGTCGACATCGCCGTGATGTCGCCCAACAGCCGCCAGCCGGCGGCGGCGGCGACCGTGTTCAGGGCCGCCCGATGA
- the gspJ gene encoding type II secretion system minor pseudopilin GspJ: protein MKGFTLIEMMVALLIFALITAAGVAVMSSTLNNQTAVRVRVERYAELQRMRAVVKADLSQAATRRTRGEDGLPSMTALARVSPWAAAGPLLAFTRRGYENPDQAPRASLQYVEYALVEGRLERRARPALDGARLGPAQVLMTDVESIQSAYLLDGVWRPTWRGEPTSDIPSAVRLTMKLNDLGEIDQLFLTSGEGR from the coding sequence ATGAAGGGCTTCACCCTGATCGAGATGATGGTGGCGCTGCTGATCTTCGCGCTGATCACCGCCGCCGGCGTGGCGGTGATGAGTTCGACGCTCAACAACCAGACCGCCGTCCGGGTGCGCGTGGAACGCTATGCCGAGCTGCAGCGCATGCGGGCCGTCGTCAAGGCGGACCTCTCGCAGGCGGCCACGCGCCGGACGCGCGGCGAGGACGGCCTGCCATCGATGACCGCCTTAGCGAGGGTCAGCCCCTGGGCCGCCGCCGGGCCTTTGCTGGCCTTTACCCGGCGCGGCTATGAGAATCCCGACCAGGCTCCGCGCGCCTCGCTGCAGTATGTCGAGTACGCCCTGGTCGAGGGCCGCCTAGAGCGCCGCGCGCGTCCCGCCCTGGACGGCGCGCGCCTCGGCCCAGCCCAGGTGCTGATGACCGACGTCGAAAGCATTCAGTCCGCCTATCTGCTGGACGGGGTATGGCGTCCGACCTGGCGCGGCGAGCCCACGTCCGACATTCCGAGCGCCGTGCGCCTGACCATGAAGCTCAATGATCTGGGCGAGATCGATCAGCTGTTCCTTACCTCGGGAGAGGGGCGATGA
- the gspE gene encoding type II secretion system ATPase GspE → MTTPMLAYGFAKRNGVVLLSLGERAVIGVREGYDPMALVEIRRAVGAPLAIEPMTAPVFDRKFSEVYAGAGLATASSADSLDLDGGLGLLLEDMPAAADLLDPQDDAPVIRLINGLIAEAVRLGASDIHIEPFEKALIVRLRIDGVLTEVLSLSPRIAAMLVSRVKVMAKLDIAEKRVPQDGRISLALGGKSLDVRVSTLPARMGERVVMRILDKDQAGLRLSDLGMSPDVLSALETAVREPHGIILVTGPTGSGKTTTLYAALAVLNDNSRNILTIEDPVEYAVHGIGQTQVNTKVGMTFAAGLRAILRQDPDVVMVGEIRDSETAQIAVQASLTGHLVLSTVHTNDAAGAVVRLRDMGVEPFLLASTLRLVIAQRLVRRLCEHCRTPEPADAATAALVGLPEGEILYRPVGCAHCGHTGYQGRIGVYEALRVDDHLRRLIGGNASEQEITEAGLDRRLGQEARNYVLAGLTTVEEALRITGQGARDGEL, encoded by the coding sequence ATGACCACGCCGATGCTCGCCTACGGTTTCGCCAAGCGAAACGGGGTGGTCCTGCTGTCTCTGGGCGAGCGAGCGGTGATCGGCGTGCGCGAGGGCTATGACCCGATGGCGCTGGTCGAGATCCGTCGAGCGGTCGGCGCGCCGCTGGCGATCGAGCCGATGACGGCCCCGGTGTTCGACCGCAAGTTCTCGGAGGTCTATGCGGGCGCGGGCCTGGCCACCGCGTCGAGCGCCGACAGCCTGGACCTGGACGGCGGCCTTGGCCTGCTGCTTGAGGACATGCCCGCCGCCGCCGACCTCCTCGACCCGCAGGACGACGCTCCGGTCATCCGCCTGATCAACGGCCTGATCGCCGAGGCCGTGCGCCTAGGCGCTTCGGACATCCATATCGAGCCCTTCGAGAAGGCGCTCATCGTCCGGCTCCGGATCGACGGCGTGCTGACCGAGGTGTTGAGCCTCTCGCCGCGCATCGCCGCCATGCTGGTGTCGCGGGTCAAGGTCATGGCCAAGCTGGACATCGCCGAAAAGCGCGTGCCGCAGGACGGCCGGATCTCTCTGGCCCTGGGCGGCAAGAGCCTGGACGTCCGCGTCTCGACCCTGCCGGCCCGCATGGGCGAGCGGGTGGTGATGCGGATCCTCGACAAGGACCAGGCGGGGCTGCGCCTGTCCGACCTTGGCATGTCGCCCGATGTGCTGAGCGCGCTGGAGACCGCCGTGCGCGAGCCGCACGGGATCATCCTGGTCACAGGGCCGACGGGCTCGGGCAAGACGACAACGCTCTATGCCGCCCTGGCCGTTCTGAACGACAACAGCCGCAACATCCTGACCATCGAAGACCCGGTCGAATACGCCGTGCACGGCATTGGCCAGACCCAGGTCAACACCAAGGTCGGCATGACCTTCGCCGCGGGCCTGCGCGCCATCCTGCGCCAGGATCCTGACGTGGTGATGGTCGGGGAAATCCGCGACTCCGAGACCGCCCAGATCGCTGTCCAGGCCAGTCTGACCGGCCACCTTGTCCTGTCGACGGTTCACACCAACGATGCGGCGGGCGCGGTGGTGCGTCTGCGCGACATGGGCGTGGAGCCCTTTCTGCTGGCCTCGACCCTGCGTCTCGTGATCGCCCAGCGCCTGGTGCGTCGCCTGTGCGAGCACTGCCGCACGCCAGAACCGGCGGATGCGGCGACGGCGGCCCTGGTAGGCCTGCCCGAGGGTGAGATCCTGTATCGCCCCGTCGGCTGCGCCCATTGCGGCCACACCGGCTATCAGGGCCGGATCGGCGTCTACGAGGCCCTGCGCGTCGACGATCACCTGCGCCGCCTGATCGGCGGCAACGCCAGTGAGCAGGAGATCACCGAGGCCGGTCTGGATCGCCGTCTGGGGCAGGAGGCGCGGAACTATGTCCTGGCCGGCCTGACGACGGTGGAGGAGGCGCTCCGGATCACGGGGCAAGGGGCGCGCGATGGCGAGCTTTGA
- the gspD gene encoding type II secretion system secretin GspD, whose protein sequence is MTKVAPSCSVLAAVAAVLVMGGATLGPAPALAQTQLLNVQDADIRVFIQDVAKSTGTTFIIDPRVKGTVTVASNGPLNRRELFEVFLATLRANNFVATPAGNGAYRIEPSENAARQPSAAGGQFATEVFRLRTLDAASAVEMLKPLVGPQGQVVANPRGAVVVVADYADNVRRIRGLLAQVDQDRAMVHTVTLTHSSAREIAQVLNDMLATPGAEGKSGRGAVTVVAVDSSNSVLLRGDSDAVQRLLPVIADLDRRAESSDDVRVVFLRHANAEQMLPVLQQLVGQATTSVTTSSSRGLSNARTATGAPPVSTATATPIAATASANGPQATIARFPGANALIINAPPETQRTLAEVIRQLDVRREQVLVEAIVVEVTDGTAKQLGVQFLLGGTNGTIPFVATNYTNATPSLLPLVEAAATTTSGADTEALKSLRDAAVSSLLTASGVTSGVVGRSGDALFGAIINAVKKDTGSNLLSTPSIMTLDNEEARILVGQEVPITTGEVLGDSNANPFRTIQRQNVGIQLEVKPQINAGGGITLFLRQEVSSVAGPVSVGSSELIINKREIETTALVDDGDIVVLGGLLDQQETQSAQRTPGLGDVPGLGALFRSTARERKKTNLMVFIRPRIIRSSADARDLTAPRYDYMRNLPPMTTPDGDNSLDAVMRDYLNAARPVAAPTAAKPATTP, encoded by the coding sequence ATGACCAAGGTTGCTCCGTCGTGTTCCGTTCTGGCCGCCGTCGCTGCGGTTCTGGTCATGGGCGGCGCCACGCTCGGGCCCGCGCCTGCGCTCGCCCAGACCCAGCTGCTGAACGTTCAGGACGCGGATATTCGCGTCTTCATTCAGGACGTCGCCAAGTCGACGGGTACGACCTTCATCATCGATCCCCGCGTCAAGGGCACGGTGACCGTCGCCAGCAACGGCCCGTTGAACCGTCGTGAACTGTTCGAGGTGTTCCTCGCCACCCTGCGCGCCAACAACTTCGTGGCCACGCCGGCCGGCAACGGCGCCTATCGCATCGAGCCGTCGGAGAACGCGGCCCGTCAGCCTTCGGCCGCGGGCGGACAGTTCGCCACCGAGGTGTTCCGTCTGCGCACCCTCGACGCGGCCAGCGCGGTGGAGATGCTCAAGCCGCTGGTCGGGCCGCAGGGTCAGGTCGTGGCCAACCCGCGCGGCGCGGTCGTGGTGGTGGCTGACTATGCCGACAATGTCCGGCGGATTCGCGGGCTTCTGGCCCAGGTCGACCAGGACCGGGCGATGGTCCACACCGTCACCCTGACCCACAGCTCGGCCCGCGAGATCGCTCAGGTTCTCAACGACATGCTCGCGACGCCAGGCGCCGAGGGCAAGAGCGGCCGGGGCGCGGTGACCGTCGTTGCGGTCGACAGCAGCAATTCGGTTCTTCTGCGGGGCGACTCCGACGCGGTCCAGCGCCTGCTGCCCGTCATCGCGGACCTGGATCGTCGCGCCGAGTCCAGCGACGACGTGCGCGTAGTGTTCCTGCGTCACGCCAACGCCGAACAGATGTTGCCGGTGCTGCAGCAACTGGTGGGTCAGGCGACCACCTCGGTGACGACCTCCTCGTCGCGCGGCCTGAGCAACGCCCGGACCGCCACGGGGGCTCCGCCGGTCTCGACCGCCACGGCCACGCCGATCGCCGCGACCGCGTCCGCCAACGGGCCGCAGGCCACCATCGCGCGCTTCCCAGGCGCCAACGCCCTGATCATCAACGCCCCGCCGGAAACCCAACGCACCCTGGCGGAAGTCATCCGCCAGCTCGATGTCCGCCGTGAACAGGTTCTGGTCGAGGCGATCGTGGTCGAGGTCACCGACGGCACGGCCAAGCAGCTGGGCGTCCAGTTCCTGTTGGGCGGGACCAACGGCACCATTCCGTTCGTCGCGACCAACTACACCAACGCCACGCCCAGCCTGCTGCCGCTGGTTGAGGCTGCGGCCACCACCACCAGCGGCGCCGACACCGAGGCGTTGAAATCGTTGCGGGACGCCGCCGTCAGCTCCCTGCTCACCGCCTCGGGCGTGACGTCGGGCGTCGTCGGCCGCAGCGGCGATGCGCTGTTCGGCGCGATCATCAATGCGGTGAAGAAGGACACGGGCTCGAACCTGCTGTCGACGCCGTCGATCATGACGCTCGACAACGAAGAGGCTCGCATTCTGGTCGGCCAGGAAGTGCCGATCACCACGGGCGAGGTGCTGGGCGACTCCAACGCCAATCCCTTCCGCACCATCCAGCGCCAGAATGTCGGCATCCAGCTGGAGGTGAAGCCGCAGATCAATGCGGGCGGCGGCATTACCCTGTTCCTGCGCCAGGAGGTCTCCAGCGTCGCCGGTCCGGTCAGCGTCGGCTCCAGCGAGTTGATCATCAACAAGCGCGAGATCGAGACCACGGCCCTGGTCGACGACGGTGACATCGTCGTGCTGGGCGGCCTGCTGGATCAGCAGGAGACCCAGTCGGCCCAGCGCACGCCGGGTCTGGGCGACGTCCCCGGTCTGGGCGCCCTGTTCCGCAGCACGGCGCGCGAGCGCAAGAAGACCAATCTGATGGTCTTCATCCGCCCCCGCATCATCCGCAGCAGCGCTGACGCCCGTGACCTGACCGCCCCGCGCTACGACTACATGCGCAATCTGCCGCCCATGACGACGCCGGACGGCGACAACTCGCTCGACGCAGTCATGCGCGACTATCTGAACGCGGCGCGTCCGGTCGCCGCGCCGACCGCCGCGAAGCCGGCGACGACGCCATGA
- a CDS encoding type II secretion system protein N encodes MSFLDLHRSPGPRLILALEILVVLVLAAQAARLLWVFAAPVGAVSAPARAPRPPVDLSVLARSDVFGATGGAAGGSAIDGFRLFGVRSGGPGGGSAIIAGPDGVQKSYAVGETIADGVTLASVAADHVELSRGGARATLSFPVSQ; translated from the coding sequence TTGTCATTCCTTGACCTTCACCGTTCACCAGGTCCCAGGCTCATCCTCGCGCTTGAGATCCTGGTCGTTCTCGTCCTCGCCGCCCAGGCGGCGCGCCTCTTGTGGGTCTTCGCCGCACCGGTCGGCGCGGTCTCAGCGCCCGCCAGGGCGCCGCGGCCGCCGGTCGACCTGAGCGTGCTTGCCCGGTCTGACGTGTTCGGCGCGACCGGCGGGGCGGCGGGCGGCTCGGCCATCGACGGCTTCCGCCTGTTCGGTGTCCGCTCCGGCGGACCCGGCGGAGGCTCGGCCATCATCGCCGGGCCTGACGGCGTTCAAAAGTCCTATGCGGTCGGCGAGACCATCGCCGACGGCGTCACCCTGGCCTCGGTCGCCGCCGATCATGTCGAACTGTCCCGCGGCGGCGCGCGCGCGACCCTTTCCTTCCCGGTGTCCCAATGA